gcagtgGATGGGGAGGCAGGGCTAGCCCAGCTGTTTGGGGAGGTCTCACCTCTTCCACCAAAGTGACACTGTGGAAGGCTAACACTCAGCTTTTCCCATGATGCCATGAGATCCATTTTTGGGGAGTAGGGATGCAGTTGCCACTGCAGCCATGCAGGGACTGGTCCATACACACTGATGGCGCacgggggctgcagccagccagtggaggaggaggagggagctgcaggaggctgTGAAGCAAGGTGCTATTTCTGAAAGGTGGGAAGTAGCGATGCCATAAACCCCCTCCAGTCCCTCCCTCAGCCAGGGTTTGGTTGTGTCAGGACTGTGGAGGTGGGGGACTCGGCCAggggcagtgctgctggcacACCCCACAGTGGGGTTAGGTCATCTTCCTGGCGACGCTGGCATAGGTGTGCTCTATCTCCTCGTCTGCAGGACACGTGTGGCTGAACTCATCACAAGCATAGGCATTGTTGAGGTAGCGCCAGACACCCGTCATGTCCGCTGGGATTTCAAAGTCACGGTACTTTTTGGCTGCAATctagagaggagaggaggaggaggctgagacTTCCCAGACCTGGGGAAGATTCTCTCTCTGGCTTGGGGAGGGGGACAAATATGGGACCCCCGGCCCCCTGTTTGCATCACCCCACCATGTCACCCCCTCTTGGAGTGGGTGCCCCCACCTTGGCTCTGGGAGCCAGTGTGTTTACCTTGATGATATGCAGTTTGGGCAGAAGGTTGCAATCAGCCAATGTCAGGTGGTCTCCATCCAGGAATTTCCTCTTGGAGACGGCGATGTCCTCCATGCTGTCCTGGTCAATCTCCTCGGGGAGAGGAGTGTTTAGGTAGACATCCAACCGCTGGAACTCCCGCAGCAGGGCCTTCTCGAAATCTGGGTGGGCCGGGAAACAAGTGCAGTTAGCCTGATGTCCTgggctcccagcacagcccagggctgtgccagaGTGGCCGGGCCTCTCCCAGGCTTTGCATACAGGGAGAAAGCCCTCAGGGCTACACCCGTGCACAGCACTGGACCCTGGCCAGAGTCTTTGCCCCCAGGGGATGCCAGCAGCATCACCCCATGCTCCCCTCCAGGATCCGCTCTCCCAGGCGCCCGCACACACAGCTTAGCGCTGTTGAGCAAAGGCACTGCCTTGACCCTTTCTGTTCACTCCTCCACTTGCCAAGTAGGCTTTGgtggggaaggcagcaggagcCCTAACCTGGTGGCAGGATTTGCCCACAGACAAAAGCATCTCTGCCCCCGCAGCATGGCAgaccacagccctgcagcccccacccgCATTTCTTACTGATATTTGCTTCCTTGCGTGGGTTCTTGATGTATGCTGAGAACTTGGCAAAGATATCACTCCCCACGTCAAAGGACTCCTTGTACTTGGGGCTCAGGTGTGGATACCTTTAAAGAGACACTTGTGTCAGTGCAGGCAAGGATGGAGGCAGAGATTCAGCTGCATGATCCTCAGACACATTATCTCCCGGGCTATGCTGTCCAGGTTTTGTACTGGAGGATGCTGGTGATATTCAGCTGCTTGTGGGAGAACAGCGATGCTTTAAATTACTGCAGCTGCCTCCTTGGGAGCTGTGTTATTCTGGGTGTTTGTAAGGGAAAATCACAGGGTAGAAGCTCTATGGTTTGGGGACACTAGTGGCAGCAGAgccccagagcagagctctgcctgcaggcagctctgtcCCAGCCCGGAGGATGCGTGTTGGCACGGGAGGGGTCTGGGGAAGCCAGAAGCTCCCATGACTTCCTCAGGAACAGTCTCTTGTTTGCTGATGCGTCCCAGGGCGCACTGCAAGGGCAGACACGTCTGAAGAGGCGGATGACGAATGCATTTGAAACTTCCTCTTTTGCATGCAGCGGGAGGGCTTGCGGCCGCATGGGGCACAGGGAGGGCTGGCTTGGCGGGCTGCGGGCAGTGCCCTGCATGAGCTCAGggagggctgcccccctgcctcGGCAGCCCTTTGGGCCAGCTGCACTGCTGCACTCAAGCAAGGGCGTTTGCTTTTGCTCAGCTGAGCACACCGGATACGAGTGGGCAAAGTGGGTCCAACGTTCCCCCTCTGCCTCAACACTAACTGCCACGGCCAGCTGCAAAACCACCAGCTCCCAGGGGGTCCCCGTGCCTGCAGGGACCTCCCCGCACTCTCCCTATCCTCCCCAGATCTGCTTGCGCCAAGGGACCGGTGCATTTCCTCCCATTGTTTTCCATCCTATCCCAGCCCGGTCCCCTCACAGCCCAACCCACCGCCTTCTCCCAGGGACGCAGCCCTTCGGCATCACAACCGCTGGCCCTGCAGAACATGGCTCAGGGTGCTGAATGGGGTGCCAGCCCCCTCCCCGAGCTGCTCTCAGGCACCTCCTAGCACCCTGCCTCGGTTTCCCAATCTGCCGAGCACTACGCAATGCTGCGGCGTGCCAGCCAGGCCctgaaaggaggaagaagcaagTTTGCAATTACGTGGGTGGGCCCAGGGTCTGCTCCAGGAACTCCTCGATCTTAATGAAGTCTGTTTTCAGCTCCCTGTTGAACAGCAAGAAGGGTGGGTTGGTGCCCGGTGCTAAATCTTTCAACTCTTCAGGTTTCCTGGAGTGGAGAAAATAAGTGGGTTCAGAGCCTGCAGCTTGTCTGCACCCGCCAGCTTCCCCAGGGTGAATGGACAAGGCTGAGGTGGATGTGTGGGAGGGAGCACAGGACTGGGACCATCTCCACTTGCATGCTTTGCTGAGTTGGGTGTCTGAGAAGTGCCTCACAGCCTCTCAGTCTGCCCTGTGGTGTCTTGGACTCACACCCACATCCAGCATGACAGGGCATCTGTATGCCATGCACGTGTTGGTACATGGTTAGAGTTCTGTGCTGgcccaccccctgcaccccacggCGTGATGAGCAGTGTGCAGGCAGGGACCATCAGCTCTGTCCCTCTCACCGTGGCACGCTGGCTGCaagcaggaaggagggagggatgaAAGTGCTGATGGGGGAGCTGGCACGTGGCTGAGCCATGGTGCCATCTCACCTGGTCATGTCCACTGTGGTGACGTTGAACTTGACCCCTTTGAGCCACAGCACCATGAAGAGGCGCTGGCAGAAGGGGCAGTTTCCGATGTTTTCTCCATCCAGACCAGCctgccagaaaagcagagaaacaaggaTTTAACCCATCGGCTGAGCTCACCCAGACCAGATGGGGATGCCTGGGGGTGGAGACCCACCAGAGCCTGTCTCAGGAGGAAGGCACACGGTGGGCTTGGCCTGGCACCCAGCACTGCACGCTGTAGGGAGCCCGTCCCGGCACCAGGGGCTCAGCTGTAGGATCCCCTCCCTGAGCCATGGCCCTGCTGCCACGGGAGAGCAACAGAGAGCATCCTCAGGACGCCCCGGGGTCGGATCTTTCCCAGAAATGTGAGATAaagctgggaggaagaggagaaggaggcaggggaaggaCGTGGAGGGTGACTGCTGAtggatggggaggaagggagggtcCACTTGGCTGGGaggccaggctggggagggcGGCAAGAAGGGAAATGTGCTCATGTTTGCCAGGAAAAGAGTGGTTTGTTTTCGTGTGCTGTTAGTGTCTGCCTCCAGATTTGTGTTCATTTAACAAACCCAGGCGTGACTTCCCTGGGCTGATGATGGCCAAGAACCACCCAAGCAGCCTCCTTGgccctggggaagagaaggggctgggggtggtggggctgTGCAGAAGTGGATTCATGCTGGCATTCCACCCCACATCGGTGGGGAATGGAGCCACATGTCAGCTCCTAAAGCTTCACTCATGTGCAGACAGTCCCTTTCAACCCATCTGCATGGACACGGTCACAGTATCTCAGCACTAAGGGGGTTGCTCCATGACCAGGGTGGGGTCAAACAGCAGTGGGGACATGGGAAAGCGAGGAGCTTTGACAACCTGCCTGAGTCCCACCAGGGCTCCCTCATCAGGGTCTTACCCAGATAATGCCCATACAGCAATCCcaagggaaagcagcagcaggtaGAGTGAAGCCCTTGCTATGCAGCAACTGAAAATATCCTTTGCAAAAAGGACTTAAACCCCTTATCAGGAGTTTGGTCAAGAGAAATGGGGCAGGTTCCCCTCGGTGCATGAAAACCGGCACAGATGCTGCTCAGAGAGGGAAGTTGCGCTGTGGTATGAGAGCTAAAATGGCTCACAGGAAATGACTTCTTCAAGAGAATTAACTGATTCCTCAGCTGCACGTGAACCATGGTCCTCTGGCGCACGTGGCAGTTCTGCCATTGCAGGGAGGAGCAGCACAGCTCACACCAGCTCCTTCATGGAGGGATGCTGCTCCCATGGAGCGGCTTGTGTCAGTGCATGAGCCCCAGTGGGACGACTCATGCCCCATGGCTCTGCACTG
The window above is part of the Strix aluco isolate bStrAlu1 chromosome 10, bStrAlu1.hap1, whole genome shotgun sequence genome. Proteins encoded here:
- the LOC141927992 gene encoding chloride intracellular channel protein 2-like; amino-acid sequence: MESRQHNATKEPEIELFVKAGLDGENIGNCPFCQRLFMVLWLKGVKFNVTTVDMTRKPEELKDLAPGTNPPFLLFNRELKTDFIKIEEFLEQTLGPPTYPHLSPKYKESFDVGSDIFAKFSAYIKNPRKEANINFEKALLREFQRLDVYLNTPLPEEIDQDSMEDIAVSKRKFLDGDHLTLADCNLLPKLHIIKIAAKKYRDFEIPADMTGVWRYLNNAYACDEFSHTCPADEEIEHTYASVARKMT